In Paenibacillus kyungheensis, the following are encoded in one genomic region:
- a CDS encoding efflux RND transporter permease subunit yields the protein MIEFFIKKRKVTLLFFVLLIAYGVYSGLGLPRQLQPDVVVKTAVITTTYAGASPELMEQTVTEVLEQKIKEVTDLKTISSTSGNGISTIVVQAEDKADAESVWNEIRRKVEDAQSSLPADADVPIVNDNLAQSFVQSFAIYGKTKEDIYALNDLMNTWSKQIRAIPGITEVSIKGLPQQEISIEADTTKLKQYNITWETVMQAIQSENDRIPVGNLTYENRTYQLKVDKSDDFQTINDILIAQTEAGIPVYLKDVADVKMVPTTASYLSYYNGVPSITMDISSQAGSDVINMNKALSTKIASLEKTLPSNLKIDSLFAQNDEVQRIFNDLIREMAIAIIAVILICTLGMNLLTAGFVALSIPISIALALIVLPQAGITLNQITIVGLIIVLGILVDDAVVVNDNIERRLSTLGENPKEASVRGTKEVAISIITATLATIAAFVPLMLLPGDMGSFIRPIPVIISLCMLASMIMSLTIIPIFREWYENRQIEKGKRHIDKPAGLLGKQIQKLTNGYAFRLMPGILKRPLIVALTGLVISTAVYSLVLATPVELFGTSEEPQISVDVNLPSGTSLAETNRVTENIASWVKKQPDIDKLAYAVGGAAPKLFNSTSESGSGANSGQILVTGKHGMNVDSIVELWSQSLKTEYPGTQISVKGAALGIPVGKPISIRVTGDQLPELRHLSDQIKQIISESPGTYGITDSTGNDSYTLDFAVNKQAMDRYQVTYKNLTQTLLMMGSGFSVGDFDNGSDLIDVKLYIKDSRNSSPNTLLQQVNITNAAGIQIPLSQIVDIKPVFSIQQINHYDLKRVNTIEAELSGPTATEAMQDIRPKLEQIQLPEGYAWEVGGETSSQTDTFTDLGALFLVAVFIIFILITMQFYSLLIPFIIMTTVYLAAAGGVLGLFVTQTPIGFMAVMGIIALAGIVVRNGIVLIEFIEDARHEGMELTEAIILAASARFRPIILTSLTAIVGMIPIATVGELLFRPLGVVIIFGLVFSTVLTLFVVPSLYMVMARYTDKRMTSKLARKNKRLAKHQQPM from the coding sequence ATGATTGAATTTTTTATCAAAAAACGTAAAGTTACGCTATTATTTTTTGTATTGTTGATTGCGTATGGTGTCTATTCCGGTCTAGGATTACCACGACAATTACAACCTGATGTTGTCGTCAAAACTGCGGTAATCACTACAACATATGCCGGTGCTTCACCAGAACTGATGGAACAGACAGTTACCGAAGTGTTAGAGCAAAAGATCAAAGAAGTGACTGATCTCAAAACAATATCATCTACGTCAGGCAACGGCATCTCTACGATTGTTGTGCAAGCGGAAGATAAAGCAGATGCAGAAAGTGTATGGAATGAAATTAGACGTAAAGTAGAAGATGCTCAGTCGAGCTTACCTGCTGATGCAGATGTGCCGATCGTCAACGATAATCTGGCACAAAGCTTTGTACAGTCTTTTGCTATCTATGGCAAAACCAAAGAAGATATCTATGCTCTAAATGATCTGATGAACACATGGAGCAAGCAAATTCGTGCTATTCCAGGAATTACTGAAGTATCTATCAAAGGTCTACCTCAGCAGGAGATCAGTATTGAAGCAGATACTACTAAGTTAAAGCAATACAATATTACCTGGGAGACGGTAATGCAAGCGATTCAATCTGAAAATGACCGCATACCTGTCGGAAATCTTACGTATGAGAATCGTACGTATCAGCTCAAAGTCGATAAATCAGACGACTTTCAGACGATAAATGATATTCTGATCGCTCAGACAGAAGCTGGTATTCCTGTCTATCTCAAAGATGTAGCAGATGTGAAAATGGTTCCTACTACCGCATCTTATCTGAGTTACTACAATGGAGTACCATCTATCACGATGGATATTAGTAGTCAAGCCGGTTCAGATGTTATCAATATGAATAAAGCGTTATCTACTAAAATAGCTTCTTTAGAAAAAACATTACCTTCTAATCTAAAAATAGATTCTTTATTTGCGCAAAATGATGAAGTACAACGAATCTTTAACGATTTGATACGAGAAATGGCTATCGCTATTATTGCTGTTATTCTGATCTGTACGTTAGGCATGAATTTACTGACAGCAGGTTTTGTAGCTCTTTCGATTCCAATCTCTATTGCGCTAGCCTTAATTGTATTACCGCAAGCAGGCATCACATTGAACCAGATCACTATTGTGGGTCTTATTATTGTATTAGGGATTCTGGTGGATGATGCTGTAGTAGTTAATGATAATATCGAGCGAAGGCTATCCACACTTGGAGAAAATCCCAAAGAAGCTTCTGTACGGGGGACCAAAGAAGTAGCCATTTCGATTATTACAGCAACACTTGCTACGATTGCTGCTTTTGTGCCGTTAATGTTGTTACCCGGGGATATGGGTTCGTTTATCCGACCGATTCCAGTGATTATTTCATTATGTATGCTAGCTTCGATGATTATGTCATTAACGATTATTCCTATTTTCCGAGAATGGTATGAAAATAGACAAATTGAAAAAGGCAAACGTCATATTGATAAGCCAGCAGGTCTATTAGGAAAACAAATTCAGAAATTAACAAATGGATATGCTTTCCGTTTAATGCCAGGTATACTCAAACGTCCATTGATCGTTGCTTTAACAGGGTTAGTGATCAGTACAGCAGTGTATAGCCTTGTTTTGGCAACACCTGTAGAGCTGTTCGGAACATCAGAAGAACCGCAAATTTCTGTTGATGTTAACTTGCCTTCAGGAACATCACTGGCAGAAACTAATCGAGTTACAGAAAATATTGCTAGTTGGGTGAAAAAGCAACCTGATATTGATAAGTTAGCTTATGCTGTAGGCGGAGCAGCTCCCAAGCTATTTAATAGTACTTCTGAATCTGGAAGTGGAGCAAATTCCGGTCAGATTTTGGTTACAGGAAAACATGGTATGAATGTCGATTCTATAGTAGAGCTATGGTCACAATCATTAAAAACAGAATATCCTGGTACTCAAATCTCTGTAAAAGGTGCTGCGCTTGGGATTCCAGTCGGAAAGCCTATCTCGATCCGTGTAACAGGTGATCAATTACCAGAACTACGTCATCTGAGCGATCAGATCAAGCAGATTATTTCAGAGTCTCCGGGTACGTATGGGATTACAGATAGTACCGGAAATGATAGTTATACATTAGATTTTGCTGTCAACAAACAAGCGATGGATCGCTATCAAGTCACATACAAAAATTTAACTCAAACATTGCTGATGATGGGTAGCGGATTTAGTGTAGGTGATTTTGATAATGGTAGTGATTTAATCGATGTCAAGTTATATATCAAAGATTCACGTAACAGCAGTCCAAATACATTATTGCAACAGGTGAATATCACCAATGCGGCTGGTATACAGATTCCATTATCTCAAATTGTCGATATCAAGCCTGTATTTTCAATTCAACAGATCAACCATTATGATCTCAAGCGTGTGAATACAATAGAAGCAGAACTCAGTGGACCTACAGCAACAGAAGCGATGCAAGATATTAGACCTAAGCTTGAGCAAATTCAGCTTCCAGAAGGATATGCATGGGAAGTTGGCGGAGAAACATCCAGCCAGACAGATACGTTTACAGATTTGGGTGCATTATTTTTAGTCGCTGTATTTATTATCTTTATCCTGATTACGATGCAATTCTATTCGTTATTGATTCCGTTTATTATTATGACAACTGTATATTTAGCGGCCGCAGGTGGAGTGTTAGGACTATTTGTCACTCAGACGCCGATTGGATTTATGGCGGTGATGGGGATTATTGCACTGGCAGGGATTGTGGTGCGTAACGGTATCGTATTGATCGAATTTATAGAAGATGCCAGACATGAAGGCATGGAATTAACGGAAGCGATTATTCTGGCAGCATCCGCACGTTTTCGCCCGATTATTTTGACATCATTAACAGCTATAGTAGGGATGATTCCAATTGCTACAGTGGGTGAACTGTTATTCCGTCCATTAGGTGTAGTTATTATTTTCGGCCTGGTATTCTCAACGGTCTTAACATTATTTGTTGTACCTTCACTGTATATGGTTATGGCACGATATACCGATAAACGGATGACTTCCAAGTTAGCACGTAAAAACAAACGGTTAGCCAAACATCAACAACCAATGTAA
- a CDS encoding GNAT family N-acetyltransferase, with the protein MNSSLSIRNYADSDQEQVVQLILHIQQQEYNIPITKEDQPDLLSIQSFYQKGNGNFWVACDDDQVVGTIALLDIGNQQVALRKMFVHSDYRGKVWNTATLLLQQAVSWATQQQLTHIYLGTTLQFIAAHRFYEKNGFQEIEVTQLPASFPVMQVDKKFYQLSVTANS; encoded by the coding sequence ATGAATTCATCGCTAAGTATTCGAAATTACGCAGACAGTGATCAAGAGCAAGTAGTACAACTTATTCTCCATATTCAGCAACAAGAATACAATATACCGATTACTAAGGAAGATCAGCCAGACCTATTATCCATTCAATCTTTTTATCAAAAAGGGAACGGTAACTTCTGGGTGGCTTGTGATGATGATCAAGTAGTGGGTACGATTGCTTTGTTAGATATAGGGAATCAACAGGTCGCTCTTCGCAAGATGTTTGTCCATTCTGACTATCGAGGAAAAGTGTGGAATACAGCTACATTATTGCTACAACAAGCCGTCTCGTGGGCAACCCAACAGCAATTGACGCATATATATTTAGGCACAACTCTACAATTTATAGCCGCTCATCGATTTTATGAAAAAAATGGCTTTCAAGAAATAGAAGTAACCCAACTACCTGCTTCTTTTCCAGTAATGCAAGTGGACAAAAAGTTTTATCAGTTATCCGTTACAGCGAATTCGTAA
- a CDS encoding efflux RND transporter periplasmic adaptor subunit yields MNPKRSSIVIALLLMVSLTACSTEPSTAAVQTTSNNVTFTTIKQQALDVNYDLSGTLTAYNETPVTFRTAGTVTAVKGEIGQQVNKGTVLATLDTADLQLSLADANQSVAAAQADLSSANASLKDAQAAKQNSLATVSSANAQLESAQAKIESARVSQQSVLSGARSQEKAQAQNAVNKAQTAYNQAKAEATRSQTLASNGLLTQQENEQAQTALADATDSLKDAQAKLSLIIEGASASERASAASTVKEAQTGIANAQATIEQAKAGVAQAEAGIAQSQANIQKSQASYDQAVIAKNKIVLSLSYTTLKAQASGVILEKNVSVGQTVSAGSSGGGAMGGSSDPFVIGETTRLKVLLPIADSEINQWKVGQQVSVSLYDDVRTGKVTKLYPQTNESTGSINAEVTVSNPKQDWKPGQVIKASRQATTQKGILLPVEAVISTGDKPYVFRNNKGKAVQTFVTIGESYNNQYLIKSGLQVGDQVVVQGADRLFNGDALATPANSSTAKTNQSTTKNQQEVTAHD; encoded by the coding sequence ATGAACCCAAAACGTTCTTCCATTGTGATAGCGCTCTTGCTGATGGTTAGCCTAACAGCTTGCTCGACAGAACCATCGACTGCTGCTGTGCAGACAACAAGCAACAATGTCACATTTACAACAATTAAGCAACAAGCGTTAGATGTAAATTACGATCTATCCGGCACATTAACAGCGTATAACGAAACGCCTGTTACTTTCCGAACGGCTGGAACAGTCACTGCTGTAAAAGGAGAAATTGGACAGCAAGTCAATAAAGGCACGGTATTAGCTACTCTGGATACCGCTGATCTACAACTGTCGTTAGCAGATGCGAATCAGTCAGTCGCTGCTGCTCAAGCAGATCTGTCCAGTGCAAATGCTTCTTTAAAAGATGCTCAAGCAGCCAAACAAAATTCATTAGCTACTGTCTCTTCGGCTAACGCGCAACTAGAAAGTGCTCAAGCGAAAATTGAAAGTGCTCGTGTGAGTCAACAAAGTGTGCTGTCTGGAGCACGCTCACAAGAAAAAGCACAAGCGCAAAATGCAGTAAACAAAGCACAAACTGCATACAATCAGGCAAAAGCAGAAGCAACTCGTTCGCAGACACTAGCTAGTAATGGATTGCTAACGCAACAAGAAAATGAGCAAGCACAAACCGCACTAGCAGATGCGACCGATAGTCTCAAAGATGCTCAAGCCAAGCTTTCTTTAATCATAGAAGGTGCAAGTGCTTCAGAGCGTGCCAGTGCAGCATCGACAGTGAAAGAAGCGCAGACAGGCATTGCGAATGCACAGGCAACGATAGAACAAGCCAAAGCCGGTGTAGCTCAAGCTGAAGCAGGTATTGCACAATCTCAAGCAAACATACAAAAGTCGCAAGCAAGTTACGATCAAGCCGTTATCGCCAAAAATAAAATCGTATTGAGCCTATCGTATACAACACTCAAAGCCCAAGCATCTGGAGTGATTTTAGAAAAAAATGTATCGGTAGGTCAAACGGTCAGTGCAGGTTCAAGCGGTGGCGGAGCAATGGGTGGTTCATCTGATCCCTTTGTAATTGGAGAAACAACACGCTTAAAAGTTCTACTTCCAATCGCTGATAGTGAAATCAATCAGTGGAAAGTAGGGCAACAAGTGAGCGTCAGCCTGTATGATGATGTGCGTACAGGTAAAGTAACCAAATTGTATCCACAAACCAATGAAAGTACAGGTTCTATCAATGCGGAAGTGACTGTCAGCAATCCGAAGCAAGATTGGAAGCCCGGTCAAGTGATCAAAGCTTCCCGCCAGGCAACTACTCAAAAAGGAATCTTATTACCTGTAGAAGCAGTCATTAGTACAGGAGATAAACCTTATGTATTTAGAAATAATAAAGGCAAAGCGGTTCAGACGTTTGTCACTATAGGTGAATCGTATAACAATCAATATTTGATTAAAAGCGGGCTTCAAGTCGGAGATCAAGTCGTTGTACAAGGGGCAGACCGTTTGTTCAATGGAGATGCTCTTGCTACCCCAGCCAATAGTTCTACGGCTAAGACAAATCAAAGTACTACAAAGAATCAACAAGAGGTAACTGCACATGATTGA
- a CDS encoding AEC family transporter, protein MSVGHIFIILIPIFFVIILGFLGGHFKVFNSASSKGLNTLVTKFALPAHLFIGITTTSKQTLIDKWPFFITMFLGIIGFYVILLLILRLVFKKDLNRSSIFSLNATQPSFAFMGIPVLGSLFGAAEVAIPIAITGIVVNALLDPIATIVSSVGKKTQAGQKDGHPENLLKLTVHSILHGLREPLACVPLLGVVLTMFGFHSPELLQSSLDQIGSITSGAALFAIGVTIGLNRIQFSANAISISVLKVVGLPILTYVLALAFGLSSTDITMAVLLVSFPGSAVAAMIASRFETLEVETASSFVISSVLSLISLPILISILL, encoded by the coding sequence ATGTCAGTCGGTCATATTTTTATTATTTTAATACCTATTTTCTTTGTTATTATTCTTGGATTTTTGGGCGGTCATTTTAAAGTATTCAATTCCGCATCGTCCAAAGGTTTAAATACATTAGTGACCAAATTTGCACTACCTGCTCACCTTTTTATCGGAATTACTACAACAAGTAAACAAACGTTAATCGATAAATGGCCTTTTTTTATCACAATGTTTTTAGGAATTATCGGGTTTTATGTAATTTTGCTGTTAATCCTAAGACTTGTGTTCAAAAAAGATTTAAATAGATCATCTATTTTCTCCTTAAATGCGACTCAACCTTCTTTCGCTTTTATGGGTATACCTGTACTTGGAAGTTTGTTTGGAGCTGCTGAAGTTGCTATTCCGATTGCGATTACAGGTATTGTTGTTAATGCGTTACTTGATCCAATCGCAACCATTGTCAGTTCTGTAGGTAAAAAAACACAAGCAGGGCAAAAAGATGGACATCCTGAAAACTTGCTCAAACTGACTGTTCATTCGATTTTACATGGTCTTAGAGAGCCGCTCGCCTGTGTTCCTTTATTAGGGGTTGTGCTTACGATGTTTGGATTCCATTCTCCTGAATTGCTGCAAAGTTCACTTGATCAAATTGGTAGTATTACATCTGGTGCGGCATTATTTGCAATTGGTGTAACTATTGGTCTGAATCGTATTCAATTTAGTGCGAATGCTATCAGTATTTCGGTATTAAAAGTAGTCGGATTGCCTATTTTAACGTATGTATTGGCTTTAGCATTTGGATTATCTTCAACAGATATTACGATGGCTGTATTGTTGGTATCTTTCCCTGGATCAGCAGTCGCCGCAATGATTGCGTCTCGCTTTGAAACGCTGGAAGTCGAAACAGCTTCTTCTTTTGTTATTAGTTCCGTTTTATCCTTAATTTCTTTACCTATCTTAATCTCGATTTTATTGTAA
- a CDS encoding response regulator, with protein MKHNVLIVDDHFVVREGLKLILETSEEYQVIGEAENGQVALQRIEELKPDIILMDLNMPVMNGIEAIEKLQEQHSSIPIVILTTYNEDDLMIKGLTIGAKGYLLKDTKREHLFRTLDSAIRGETLLQPEIMEIVFQAKRQATPKKQSTSNSFPSLSEKEKIVLQAAAYGHRSKEIAFDMGIAERTVKAHLTNIYNKLGVDSRAQAVAIAVEQGLVHI; from the coding sequence ATGAAACATAACGTATTGATAGTCGATGATCACTTTGTAGTAAGAGAAGGGCTTAAGCTTATTTTGGAGACAAGCGAAGAGTATCAGGTGATAGGCGAAGCGGAAAATGGTCAAGTGGCTCTACAGCGGATAGAAGAACTCAAGCCTGATATTATTTTGATGGATCTTAATATGCCTGTTATGAATGGGATCGAAGCGATAGAAAAATTACAAGAACAACACAGCTCTATCCCTATCGTTATCCTGACTACCTACAATGAAGACGATCTTATGATCAAAGGACTTACCATAGGAGCAAAAGGTTATTTGCTCAAAGATACCAAACGTGAGCATTTATTTCGTACACTCGATTCCGCTATTCGAGGCGAGACATTATTACAACCCGAGATTATGGAGATCGTTTTTCAAGCCAAGCGTCAGGCGACGCCGAAGAAACAGAGTACTTCTAATTCGTTTCCTTCTTTATCAGAAAAAGAAAAAATTGTGCTACAAGCAGCAGCGTACGGGCATCGGAGTAAAGAAATTGCTTTTGATATGGGGATAGCCGAACGAACCGTCAAAGCACATCTGACTAATATTTATAATAAACTAGGTGTAGATTCAAGAGCACAAGCTGTTGCGATAGCAGTAGAACAAGGATTAGTGCATATCTAG
- a CDS encoding sensor histidine kinase translates to MQKQHLIEIARELRKPVMIWIIIAHIGITLLEVLNHNRVLHIIISNISIFCFIFLNWHFSRFIEKRTWVYFILQSGILIIAAYFMTSGYYLVMIGLYPIMIGQMLYSPYSKVKIISFVIISYIICISYMWYIDSVYISILFICLFTLMNIMVAGIIRLTLRQFSARLRTQHFLNELEIAHYQVEELTVANERQRMARDLHDTLAQGLAGLVMQLEAVDAHLSVNNIKRAHEIVHLSMNGARHTLAEARNAIDDLRVHTGLQIDFTESVETEIQHFIESTGIPIEYKIVAPIEVSQLIHEHSIQIIRECLTNIIKHAQATQVELTIGSNPYDLIIDICDNGKGFDTRQIGKLSGHYGLIGMQERTRIIHGTLTITNRIPQGTSIHLKIPWRAGEYNET, encoded by the coding sequence ATGCAAAAGCAGCATTTGATTGAGATTGCTAGAGAATTGCGTAAACCTGTCATGATATGGATTATTATTGCACATATAGGGATCACATTATTAGAAGTATTGAATCATAATCGTGTTCTTCATATCATTATTAGTAATATAAGTATTTTTTGTTTTATATTTTTAAATTGGCATTTCTCGCGGTTTATTGAGAAAAGGACATGGGTCTATTTTATATTACAAAGTGGTATTTTAATCATAGCTGCTTATTTTATGACTTCCGGTTATTATTTGGTGATGATCGGACTTTATCCGATTATGATTGGACAGATGTTGTATTCCCCTTACTCCAAAGTAAAGATCATATCATTTGTTATTATTAGTTATATTATATGTATTTCTTATATGTGGTATATTGATTCCGTCTATATTAGTATCCTGTTTATCTGTTTATTTACATTGATGAATATCATGGTGGCTGGAATTATTCGATTAACTTTACGCCAATTTTCAGCGCGCTTGCGGACACAGCATTTTTTGAACGAATTAGAAATTGCTCATTATCAAGTAGAAGAATTAACCGTAGCGAATGAGCGTCAGCGGATGGCAAGAGATTTGCATGATACACTGGCACAGGGCTTAGCGGGTCTGGTCATGCAATTAGAAGCAGTCGATGCTCATTTGTCAGTAAATAATATCAAAAGGGCGCATGAAATCGTTCATTTATCTATGAATGGTGCCCGTCATACATTAGCAGAAGCCCGTAATGCTATTGATGATTTGCGTGTCCATACGGGGCTACAGATTGATTTTACTGAATCTGTTGAAACAGAAATACAACATTTTATTGAATCTACAGGTATACCGATAGAGTATAAGATTGTAGCACCTATAGAGGTATCACAGCTTATTCATGAACATAGTATTCAGATTATACGCGAATGTTTAACCAATATTATTAAGCATGCTCAGGCGACACAAGTGGAGTTAACGATTGGCAGTAATCCATATGATCTGATTATTGATATCTGTGATAATGGTAAAGGATTTGATACTCGCCAGATTGGTAAGCTAAGCGGGCATTATGGGCTGATCGGTATGCAAGAACGGACACGTATTATACATGGAACACTAACGATTACTAACCGTATTCCTCAAGGAACTTCAATTCATCTGAAGATTCCCTGGAGAGCAGGAGAATATAATGAAACATAA
- a CDS encoding S66 peptidase family protein: protein MTLQLKSGDTVALIACSDPISQDRRVQINELIGHLQQWGLQVVEARTLIDAHTAQEKANELNRLFADPQIKAIFDISGGDLANGILPYLNYAQIRTAQTAFFGMSDLTVVLNAIVQQSQIQTYHYQIMNIIKEHGAEQRQQFYRTFFEGGSDLYQFDFDFIQGEHLNGDVIGGNIRCFLKLVGTPYFPDVSGKVILLESWSGRAARIISMLDQLHQIGVFASCSGILLGTFTEIEQHHEWHQIQQYLLQLTAQHPIPIVKSKGIGHNSDSKCIIIS from the coding sequence ATGACACTGCAACTGAAATCAGGAGATACAGTAGCACTTATTGCTTGTTCAGACCCTATTTCACAGGATCGGCGAGTACAGATTAATGAACTGATCGGGCATTTACAACAATGGGGGCTTCAAGTGGTAGAAGCTAGAACATTAATTGATGCTCATACGGCACAAGAAAAAGCAAACGAATTGAATCGGTTATTTGCTGATCCACAAATCAAAGCGATTTTTGATATTTCAGGTGGCGATCTGGCGAATGGAATACTTCCGTATCTAAACTATGCACAGATCCGCACAGCTCAAACCGCGTTTTTTGGCATGAGTGATCTAACAGTAGTCTTAAATGCAATCGTACAACAATCACAGATTCAGACGTACCATTATCAGATCATGAATATAATCAAAGAACATGGAGCAGAGCAACGGCAACAATTTTATCGTACCTTTTTTGAAGGTGGTTCAGATTTATATCAATTTGATTTTGACTTTATACAAGGTGAACATCTGAATGGTGATGTGATTGGAGGCAATATTCGTTGCTTTTTGAAATTGGTCGGTACTCCTTATTTTCCAGATGTATCGGGTAAAGTTATTTTGTTAGAATCATGGAGTGGACGTGCAGCACGCATAATCTCTATGCTGGATCAGCTACATCAAATCGGTGTGTTTGCTAGCTGTTCGGGGATACTGTTAGGTACATTTACCGAAATAGAACAACACCATGAATGGCATCAGATTCAGCAATATCTGTTACAACTGACTGCACAGCATCCTATTCCTATCGTAAAATCCAAAGGAATCGGTCATAATAGTGATAGCAAGTGTATTATTATTAGTTAA
- a CDS encoding aromatic alcohol reductase yields MISQHKTVLIAGSTGDLGGRIARALVDEGATVRALIRRGTPLDKIVPLEQLGIHIVEVDYHNATEMKEACLDVSCVVSALSGLDEVIIETQTLLLEAAVAAGVPRFIPSDYSMDYTKLPVGSNRNLELRRDFMKILDQAPITATSVLNGAFADMLTGMAPIVLFSHKRILYWDDADQPMDFTTKDNVATFTAKIALDDHTPRFVYIAGDQISARQLAVLMSSLTGQRFRLFKAGSRNFLETLIKIARTCSKSTDDLYPAWQGMQYVHGMFSGLGKLEQINNNRYSGIQWTSAKQILTNHIRFSKESAS; encoded by the coding sequence TTGATATCACAACACAAAACCGTTCTAATTGCAGGCAGTACAGGTGATCTAGGAGGACGAATTGCTAGAGCACTTGTCGATGAAGGAGCAACTGTACGAGCTTTGATCCGTCGGGGCACACCTTTAGACAAAATAGTCCCGTTAGAACAGCTAGGAATACACATTGTAGAAGTCGATTATCATAACGCTACTGAAATGAAAGAAGCATGTCTCGATGTATCTTGTGTAGTGTCAGCTCTTAGTGGATTGGATGAAGTAATTATAGAAACGCAGACTTTATTATTAGAAGCGGCTGTAGCAGCAGGTGTTCCTCGCTTTATTCCTTCTGATTATTCTATGGATTATACCAAATTGCCTGTAGGATCGAATCGCAATTTAGAGTTACGTCGTGACTTTATGAAAATACTGGATCAGGCTCCGATCACAGCAACATCGGTTTTAAATGGAGCATTTGCAGATATGCTAACCGGTATGGCGCCGATTGTTTTGTTTTCTCACAAACGAATCCTGTATTGGGACGATGCCGATCAACCGATGGATTTTACCACCAAAGACAATGTCGCTACCTTTACAGCCAAAATTGCTCTGGATGATCATACTCCACGCTTTGTCTATATTGCAGGAGATCAGATCAGTGCACGTCAATTAGCTGTGTTGATGAGCTCGCTAACCGGTCAGCGCTTCCGTTTGTTCAAAGCAGGAAGCCGTAACTTTTTAGAGACATTGATTAAGATTGCACGTACCTGCTCGAAGTCAACCGACGATCTATATCCTGCCTGGCAAGGTATGCAGTATGTTCATGGTATGTTCAGTGGATTAGGAAAGCTAGAACAGATTAATAATAATCGCTATTCTGGCATACAGTGGACATCTGCTAAGCAAATCCTTACAAATCATATTCGTTTTTCGAAAGAATCAGCAAGTTAA